A single region of the Chrysoperla carnea chromosome 5, inChrCarn1.1, whole genome shotgun sequence genome encodes:
- the LOC123300519 gene encoding cytochrome P450 4C1-like: MNPEISDELLSTLIRIKESSYVMSEEQLINDISTIFLASEDTTSTQYSFAVLMLGMYPRIQEKVYDEIENILGQTTTFSIADLNKLEYLEMFLNECVRILPVPFYGRKVTEDFQFENFVAPEGCCVVVNAYEMHRNPIYWEKPNEFYPEHFLPANVAKRHPMAFIPFSGGPRRCLGRHYSLYLLKTVLISTLRSYKIEADGTLQDLKIVGDILCRIKDGYKIRLKYRD; this comes from the exons ATGAATCCTGAAATTTCGGATGAACTACTTTCTACTTTAATAAG aattaaagaaagttcGTATGTAATGTCAGAGgaacaattaataaatgatatatcaaCGATATTTTTAGCA agtGAAGATACAACATCAACACAATATAGCTTTGCTGTTTTAATGCTTGGAATGTATCCACGCATCCAg gaAAAAGTTTATGacgaaatagaaaatattttgggGCAAACAACTACATTTTCAATAgcagatttaaataaattagaatatttagaaatgtttttaaatgaatgcGTTCGAATATTGCCAGTTCCATTTTATGGTCGAAAAGTAACCGAGGATTTTCAATTtg aaaattttgttgcACCAGAAGGATGTTGTGTTGTAGTAAATGCATATGAAATGCATCGTAATCCAATATACTGGGAGAAACCAAATGAATTTTATCCAGAACATTTCTTGCCGGCGAATGTTGCAAAACGTCATCCAATGGCGTTTATACCTTTCAGTGGAGGACCACGACGTTGCTTAGGTAGACATTATAGTTTATATCTGTTGAAAACAGTTTTAATAAGTACACTTCGAAGTTATAAAATTGAAGCAGATGGAACGCtacaagatttaaaaattgttggTGACATATTATGTCGTATTAAAGATGGTTataaaatacgcttaaaataTCGTGATtaa
- the LOC123301687 gene encoding cytochrome P450 4C1-like — protein sequence MWLGPLLLISIKSANDIEKLLSSKKLTQKLDIIYNLLKSSFGYGLIASSGEIHQNSHRLIQPTLHPTVIETYIQVFQQHGEFLVENLRENVGTGTFNVLRKVNLCMIKVVLETVLDIKTSPEITDELLNALIRFRDIFYTRVSRPWMHVESLFKLTSLAKDEEETTKFFRGFIRNVIKMKNMELSMNSDDLEYTSNSKRKSTLYFLLRKIKENPNVMSEEQLIEDISTLFLAAEDTTHVQLCFSILMLGMHPHLQEKIYEEIQQVLGESTSFTISDLNQLCYLEMFLKEGLRLLPIPMTARKVTEDFQFENFVAPKGCYVVINVYELHRHPKYWEKPNEFYPEHFTPENVAKRHPSAWIPFSGGPRRCLGGKYAINLLKTIIINLLRSYKVEADGTLQDLIITGDMACRIKGGYPIRLKYRK from the exons ATGTGGCTTGGACCATTGCTGCTTATTTCTATCAAAAGTGCTAATGATATTGAG aaactatTATCGTcaaaaaaactaacacaaaaattagatattatttataatctatTAAAATCGTCATTTGGTTATGGACTAATTGCATCTTCGGGTGAAATTCATCAGAATAGTCATCGATTAATTCAACCTACTTTGCATCCGACTGTTATAGAAACGTATATACAAGTTTTTCAACAACATGGTGAATTTCTAGTGGAAAATTTACGAGAAAACGTTGGCACAGGGACATTTAATGTTTTAAGAAAAGTGAATTTATGCATGATTAAAGTTGTTTTGG agaCTGTGTTGGATATCAAAACGAGTCCCGAAATTACGGATGAGTTACTTAATGCTTTAATCAG atttagagatatattttatactagagTGTCGAGACCATGGATGCATGTCGAATCTCTTTTTAAATTAACGTCCTTAGCTAAAGACGAAGAAGAAACTACCAAATTTTTTCGAGGTTTCATTAGAAAT gtgattaaaatgaaaaatatggaaTTAAGTATGAATTCTGATGATTTAGAATATACTTCGAATTCGAAACGTAAGAGTACTTTGTACtttttactaagaaaaattaaggaaaatcCGAATGTTATGTCAGAAGAGCAATTAATAGAAGATATTTCAACATTATTTTTAGCT gctGAAGACACAACACACGTACaactttgtttttctattttaatgctTGGAATGCATCCACATCTCCag gaaaaaatttatgaagaaataCAACAGGTTTTGGGAGAATCAACTTCATTTACCATATCAGATTTAAATcaattatgttatttagaaatgttcCTAAAGGAAGGCCTTCGATTACTTCCAATTCCTATGACTGCGCGTAAAGTGACAGAAGATTTTCAATTtg aaaattttgttgcACCAAAAGGATGTTACGTTGTAATAAATGTATACGAATTACATCGTCATCCAAAATATTGGGAAAAACCAAATGAATTTTATCCTGAACATTTCACACCAGAAAATGTAGCTAAACGACATCCATCGGCATGGATACCGTTTAGTGGTGGGCCACGTCGTTGTTTAGGCGGAAAATAtgcaattaatttattgaaaacgattataattaatttacttcGAAGTTATAAAGTTGAAGCAGATGGAACTTTACAAGATTTGATAATTACTGGTGATATGGCCTGCCGTATAAAAGGAGGTTATCCAATACGTTTGAAGtatcgtaaataa